Proteins encoded together in one Deltaproteobacteria bacterium window:
- a CDS encoding 16S rRNA (uracil(1498)-N(3))-methyltransferase: protein MTVPRFYNPAPMVSGQVVSLEGDNIHYAQRVLRMRQGDPLELIDGLGFEYRAVIRTIGMQGVSIEILEKTPVQEPPIRLTLAQSLLKAGKLDFIVQRSVELGVNSFIPFVSSRSIVRLSPDAVYQRVERWRKIASEAARQCGRTTIPVIEPIMSFRDMLVRPREGALKVIFWEAEAKRTIRRIFHDADHPCADHFFFVVGPEGGFSGEEVCEAREAGFLSASIGERVLKVETAVMSILTILQYERGIFSRK, encoded by the coding sequence TTGACCGTTCCCCGGTTTTATAACCCTGCGCCCATGGTGTCCGGCCAGGTTGTCTCCCTGGAGGGGGACAACATTCATTACGCCCAGCGGGTGCTTCGGATGCGCCAGGGCGATCCCCTCGAACTGATCGATGGCCTCGGTTTCGAATACCGCGCCGTCATTCGCACTATCGGAATGCAGGGCGTTTCCATCGAAATTCTGGAGAAGACCCCCGTTCAGGAGCCTCCCATCCGCCTGACCCTTGCTCAATCGCTCCTGAAGGCGGGTAAGCTGGATTTCATCGTCCAGCGTTCCGTTGAGCTGGGTGTGAACAGTTTTATCCCCTTTGTTTCGTCAAGATCCATCGTCCGCCTCTCCCCGGATGCCGTTTATCAGAGGGTCGAGAGGTGGCGGAAAATCGCCTCCGAAGCCGCCCGTCAGTGCGGCCGCACCACCATTCCGGTTATCGAACCCATTATGTCTTTCAGGGATATGCTCGTTCGGCCTCGAGAAGGGGCGCTCAAAGTCATTTTCTGGGAAGCCGAGGCGAAACGGACGATCCGGCGGATTTTTCATGATGCCGATCACCCCTGCGCGGATCACTTCTTTTTTGTCGTCGGGCCGGAGGGAGGTTTTTCGGGAGAGGAAGTATGTGAGGCGAGGGAGGCGGGGTTCCTGTCGGCGAGCATCGGGGAACGGGTGTTGAAGGTGGAAACGGCGGTTATGTCGATACTGACCATTCTTCAGTATGAACGGGGTATTTTTTCCAGAAAATAG
- the prmA gene encoding 50S ribosomal protein L11 methyltransferase translates to MAGKDKERKQRWLKLALSVPEALREAISNFMIEIGAQGVYEETLEPWTPNDLPEPAGNGVVYAYLPFDSHLENRILRLEKYIESLADLFPALEKIRFLRDTIEDPDWGEQWKKYFKPLRVGRGIVIKPTWERYTPQGGDTVIEIDPGMAFGTGQHASTRMCLEALEEVIAKDRETTAREVLDVGTGTGILGITCAKLGAEKVLCLDVDRKAVGIARENIQMNDVADRVKAVNRDVASLKDSFDLIVANLTEKIHTKLKPTLVALLRPRGYLIISGIIVENRDMIEKSFLTGSLVLHRLLTEKEWLCYVLKKEEGCP, encoded by the coding sequence ATGGCGGGAAAGGACAAGGAGAGGAAACAGAGATGGCTGAAGCTTGCGTTGTCCGTTCCGGAAGCGCTCCGGGAGGCGATATCCAACTTCATGATCGAAATCGGCGCCCAGGGTGTCTACGAGGAAACCCTGGAACCCTGGACACCCAACGATCTGCCTGAGCCGGCGGGGAACGGGGTCGTGTATGCCTATCTACCCTTCGATTCACACCTCGAGAACCGCATCCTCCGGCTGGAAAAGTACATCGAGAGCCTGGCCGATCTTTTCCCTGCCCTTGAGAAAATCAGGTTTTTGAGGGACACCATCGAAGATCCGGATTGGGGGGAGCAGTGGAAAAAGTACTTCAAGCCTCTCCGTGTCGGCCGCGGTATCGTCATCAAGCCGACCTGGGAACGTTACACGCCCCAGGGGGGCGATACGGTCATTGAAATCGATCCGGGCATGGCTTTCGGAACGGGACAGCACGCCTCGACACGGATGTGCCTGGAAGCGCTGGAAGAGGTGATCGCCAAAGACCGGGAGACCACCGCCCGGGAAGTTCTGGACGTTGGGACGGGAACGGGCATCCTCGGCATCACCTGCGCGAAGCTGGGCGCGGAAAAGGTTCTCTGTCTGGATGTGGACAGGAAGGCCGTCGGCATCGCCCGCGAGAATATTCAGATGAATGACGTGGCGGACCGTGTCAAGGCCGTCAACCGCGACGTGGCCTCTCTGAAGGATTCCTTCGACCTCATCGTTGCGAACCTGACGGAGAAGATCCACACGAAATTGAAACCGACCCTTGTCGCGCTTCTCCGACCCCGGGGTTATCTGATCATTTCCGGCATCATCGTGGAAAACCGGGACATGATCGAGAAGAGTTTCCTTACCGGGTCCCTCGTTCTCCATCGCCTTCTGACGGAAAAGGAGTGGCTCTGCTATGTTCTGAAGAAAGAGGAAGGGTGTCCTTGA